The Novosphingobium sp. P6W DNA window GAGATCATCGATATGTGTAAGCCGATCAAAGACGCGGCCGACGGCGGCGCCGACGCCGGCACACCGCAGTTCATGAGAGCCTGGGCGGCGATGGGCGAGAAGTTGCTCGATCTCGCTGCCGAGGACGAGGCCAAGGGCCGCACCTTGTCTGCGTCGAACAAGCTGGAGCGCGCATCGCTGTACCTAATCACGGCAGAGCGCATGCAGGGCCACGGCGCACCGGGTCGCGAGGCCACCTATGCGAAGGCGCGCACGGCATTCGACCGGTCCACAGAGCTGGGCAAACTCAATCGCGAGCGCGTCGAAATCCCGCTGCAGGTCGGCACTATGCCTGCAATCTTTACCCGTGCCCCAAGGGAAGGCCGAAATCCCGTCGTGGTGTTCTGCAACGGCCTCGATAGCTGCAAGGAATTGCTCTATTGGACACGCCTTCCCGAGCAGCTCGCCCGCCGGGGCATCTCGACGCTTTGCGTTGATCAACCCGGTTCCGGTGAGGCGCTGCGGCTCGAGCGGCTGCCTGTCGATCCCCATTCCGAAAACTGGGCCAGCAAGGCAGTTGATTGGCTAGAACAGCAGTCCGAAGTCGATCCGAAAGCAATCGGAATGACTGGCATTTCGCTGGGCGGCCACTTCGCCCCACGTGCCGTCGCATACGAGCCGCGCTTCGCCAGCGGCGCTGTCTGGGGCGCGAACCATAACTGGCGCGAAGTGCAGGACAAGCGCATGTCGCGCGAAGGCGAGAACCCAGTCCCGCATTATTGGGCCCACGTCCATTGGGCCTTCGGTGCGGAGGGACAAAAGGAATTCCTGGCAAAGTCAGAGGCGATGAACCTCAACGGCCACATGGACCGCATCAAAGTGCCTTTCCTCGTTACGCACGGTGCAAACGACCGACAGATCAGCGTGGGGTACGCCGACGATCTCTTCGAGCAGTTGGTCAATTCGCCCCGCCGGGAGCTGGTGATCTTCACCTCTCGCGAAGGGGGCGTCGAGCATGTCGGTGCCGACAACATGGCTTATGGGCGCGATCTCATCGCGGACTGGTTTGCCGAAACGCTCGGCGGCAGAACGAACTAGTCGACGGACGCGCAAGCCGTCGATCAAGAGGCGCGCCGCCCCACTCCTCCTCCGGGGCGGCGCGCCATAACATAAATCGGAAGGACGCCCATGACCCGTCGCTTTGTCGATCTGTCGATTACCCTGTGCAACGACGTGGTCAGCGACCCGCCGTTCCTCAAGCCCGAGATCACCTACCAGACCCACATGGACACGGCGAGCGAGCTCGGCATGTTCTTTCCGGGAGTGACAGCGGCCGACACGCCTGACGGTGCGGGTTTCGCGGCTTCGGAGTGGGTGCGACTGACCACGCACAGCGGCACACACCTTGATGCGCCATACCACTTCCATCCCACCATGAATGGCCGCGACGGAGAGCCAGAGCGGTCGATCACCATCGACGAGGTGCCGCTGGAATGGTGCTTCCAGGCCGGCGTGAAGCTGGACTTCCGCCATTTTTCCGATGGCTACGTCGTAACCGCGAAGGACGTTGAAGACGAACTGGCGCGCATCGAACACGA harbors:
- a CDS encoding S9 family peptidase, with translation MALFEYFPNYIWNLSVAIAMESGAQLGEIIDMCKPIKDAADGGADAGTPQFMRAWAAMGEKLLDLAAEDEAKGRTLSASNKLERASLYLITAERMQGHGAPGREATYAKARTAFDRSTELGKLNRERVEIPLQVGTMPAIFTRAPREGRNPVVVFCNGLDSCKELLYWTRLPEQLARRGISTLCVDQPGSGEALRLERLPVDPHSENWASKAVDWLEQQSEVDPKAIGMTGISLGGHFAPRAVAYEPRFASGAVWGANHNWREVQDKRMSREGENPVPHYWAHVHWAFGAEGQKEFLAKSEAMNLNGHMDRIKVPFLVTHGANDRQISVGYADDLFEQLVNSPRRELVIFTSREGGVEHVGADNMAYGRDLIADWFAETLGGRTN
- a CDS encoding cyclase family protein, with translation MTRRFVDLSITLCNDVVSDPPFLKPEITYQTHMDTASELGMFFPGVTAADTPDGAGFAASEWVRLTTHSGTHLDAPYHFHPTMNGRDGEPERSITIDEVPLEWCFQAGVKLDFRHFSDGYVVTAKDVEDELARIEHDLQPLDIVLVNTAAGKALGRPDFVNVGCGMGYEATMYLTERGIRVTGTDAWSWDAPFSHTAQKVKETGDTSLIWEGHKAGRDIGYCHLEKLHNLEVLPGHGFTVSCFPHKIKGASAGWTRAVAIIED